Proteins co-encoded in one Candidatus Poribacteria bacterium genomic window:
- a CDS encoding type II toxin-antitoxin system HicA family toxin: MKRRDLIKHLRDYGCKLHREGGKHSIWRHPDQGTHATVPRHRRIDNNLAKQICKQLKIPPI, translated from the coding sequence ATGAAACGTAGGGATTTGATTAAGCATCTTAGAGACTACGGATGTAAACTTCATCGAGAAGGTGGTAAACACTCGATATGGCGGCACCCAGATCAGGGAACCCATGCCACAGTACCGAGACATAGAAGAATTGACAATAACCTTGCCAAGCAAATTTGTAAGCAATTAAAAATTCCACCCATATAA
- a CDS encoding tyrosine-type recombinase/integrase, whose protein sequence is MQSYRLSEVNMNEIANTGHVNIVQYVPEATEHLIKASLSENTLKAYQRALQSLTTWLSGQTLTDALLANYITTLHDLGKSPATIGQLIAAVKWQLKHQSAEQSHFPITQATLAGIRREGKDRGRGQVDGLIWQDVERVCILAETEGTLAGLRDAALIRLMSDCLLRISEVVAIDVSDLQEKTLTVRSSKTDQEGAGETLYVCGATRKVLKHYQERAEIDSGAMFRHIRRGDHIQSYRLHPHSARCIIQKRAANAGVEGFISGHSLRVGSAVSLAQAGATVVDMQVAGRWKSSQMPAYYAKAELAERGAIARFKDGKR, encoded by the coding sequence ATGCAATCCTATCGACTTTCGGAGGTGAATATGAACGAAATTGCCAACACTGGACACGTGAATATCGTACAATACGTCCCCGAAGCGACCGAACATCTTATCAAAGCCTCGCTCTCGGAGAACACACTCAAAGCCTACCAGCGCGCACTCCAGAGTCTAACAACGTGGCTTTCGGGTCAAACCCTCACCGATGCCCTGTTAGCAAATTACATTACCACTCTACACGATTTGGGTAAATCCCCTGCAACTATCGGGCAACTCATTGCCGCAGTGAAATGGCAACTCAAGCACCAGTCCGCCGAACAGAGTCATTTTCCCATCACACAGGCAACACTCGCAGGCATCCGTAGAGAAGGCAAGGACAGAGGACGTGGACAAGTGGACGGGCTTATCTGGCAAGACGTCGAAAGGGTCTGTATTCTCGCGGAGACCGAAGGCACACTCGCAGGCTTACGCGACGCCGCACTGATACGTTTGATGTCTGATTGTTTACTTCGGATCTCGGAGGTTGTTGCGATTGACGTTTCGGACCTCCAAGAGAAAACCCTCACTGTCAGGTCCTCTAAAACCGACCAGGAGGGAGCAGGCGAAACGCTCTATGTCTGTGGTGCCACTCGCAAGGTGCTGAAACACTATCAGGAGCGTGCAGAGATTGACAGCGGGGCAATGTTCCGTCATATTCGTCGCGGCGACCATATCCAGTCTTATCGGCTACACCCACATTCAGCAAGGTGCATTATTCAGAAAAGAGCTGCCAATGCCGGTGTGGAAGGTTTTATATCTGGTCATTCGCTTCGTGTTGGGTCTGCTGTCTCGCTCGCACAGGCTGGGGCCACCGTTGTAGACATGCAAGTCGCCGGACGCTGGAAATCCTCGCAGATGCCAGCATACTACGCTAAAGCAGAACTCGCCGAACGTGGTGCTATCGCAAGATTTAAGGACGGCAAGCGATAG